A genome region from Arachis duranensis cultivar V14167 chromosome 6, aradu.V14167.gnm2.J7QH, whole genome shotgun sequence includes the following:
- the LOC107494919 gene encoding SUPPRESSOR OF GAMMA RESPONSE 1 — MARSWLIDIGGFAKKVKSTNLSPADQIKDCGAYRDCPNCHYRIDNRDVSTEWPGFPLGVKFDPSDVELLEHLAGKCGIGNAQLHMFINEFIPTIEEEEGICYTHPENLPGVKKDGSSAHFFHRTTNAYTTGQRKRRKIHHECLTEEHVRWHKTGKTKAILEDGVHKGFKKIMVLYIRPKKGSKPDKTNWVMHQYHLGTDEEEKNGEYVVSKIFQKQTEKNEENPAVEDSDQTEKNENRLADDSNCIASRTSPRTPKPNPPNPPRAGNFVDNDDNIDETELPFTQDVKCVPLCDVLDQNNAGDPAWLAGESQAVENFDFDGLDDILFCNEIFDSSSLLDVSGTETMINGSASNDMLGNDSLSYGTSVLDTLDLGTPPDFDLSNLNFYSQDSIFDWVDRL; from the exons ATGGCTAG GAGCTGGCTTATTGACATAGGTGGATTTGCAAAGAAAGTGAAAAGCACTAATTTATCTCCAGCTGATCAAATCAAAGATTGTGGGGCATATCGTGATTGTCCAAACTGCCATTACCGTATTGATAACCGTGAT gttTCTACTGAGTGGCCTGGCTTTCCTCTTGGTGTGAAGTTTGATCCTTCTGATGTAGAACTCCTAGAACATTTAGCAGGAAAATGTGGCATTGGAAATGCTCAGCTGCATATGTTTATTAATGAGTTCATTCCaacaatagaagaagaagaaggtattTGCTATACACATCCAGAAAATCTTCCAG GTGTCAAGAAAGATGGGAGCAGTGCCCATTTCTTTCACAGAACAACCAATGCCTATACTACTGGTCAACGGAAGCGTCGAAAGATTCATCATGAATGTTTGACTGAAGAGCATGTACGGTGGCATAAGACTGGTAAGACAAAAGCTATATTGGAGGATGGAGTGCATAAGGGCTTTAAGAAGATCATGGTTCTTTATATAAGACCTAAGAAAGGGTCCAAACCTGATAAAACGAATTGGGTGATGCACCAATACCATTTAGGAACTGATGAAGAGGAGAAGAACGGTGAATATGTGGTTTCAAAGATTTTTCAGAAGCAAACTGAGAAAAATGAGGAGAATCCAGCGGTCGAAGATTCTGACCAGACTGAGAAAAATGAGAATCGATTGGCTGATGATTCCAACTGTATAGCATCCCGAACCAGTCCTAGAACTCCGAAACCAAATCCCCCAAATCCACCTCGAGCTGGAAATTTTGTTGACAATGATGATAATATTGACGAAACTGAACTTCCATTCACTCAG GATGTGAAATGTGTCCCACTATGTGATGTTCTGGATCAGAACAATGCTGGTGACCCTGCATGGCTGGCAGGTGAATCGCAGGCTGTGGAAAACTTCGACTTTGATGGCTTGGATGACATCTTGTTCTGCAATGAAATATTTGATTCATCATCTCTACTAGATGTTTCTGGAACGGAAACCATGATAAATGGATCTGCTTCAAACGATATGCTTGGGAATGATAGTTTATCATACGGAACTTCCGTTCTTGATACCCTTGACTTGGGTACTCCCCCAGATTTTGATCTTTCA AATCTGAATTTTTACTCTCAAGATAGTATTTTCGACTGGGTCGACAGATTATGA